A part of Amphiprion ocellaris isolate individual 3 ecotype Okinawa chromosome 16, ASM2253959v1, whole genome shotgun sequence genomic DNA contains:
- the prdm8 gene encoding PR domain zinc finger protein 8: MSGGLTMDHTFLPRSIWTGDSKFLQHPADLYTSVVVTRSIPAGTCFGPCVLHNTFYDTIAFIAQKSCDKRAKSYVFRVDPEAMRNSALVLSWLRIVQAACNRQEQNTEAFLKAGQLYVRTTRDIKQEEELLVWYDQELSHLLGFTDMSKGSKEEFKCGRCSQVFKNEYPFLAHCRFMCTQVKSDTWSREVYEHKHVEIKRQHKVTDFHNIARDLEHKKSGSNEDAEISPKRRKYEETLYPKWRKTVLLEKTNISNDDNITQLIKGHDQAAGDASSSEGKPKADKIKLDHLGRKTDDFAEDGDAEGSFTHDRETGVRSETGESSGVRSSSSSSAFSLVLSNSQGEQKSAFCKPSKRTSPADPQAHLSSASTAPSSRLEEMTDAFTSRTVLGYNNLMTSNILSGDLQTVPSPVALNNAFHYAPEHWSRNIGAQLQTPSSLTILPPTFTSFGVSVQNWCAKCNLSFRMTSDLVFHMRSHHKKEFAAESQVRRRREEKLTCPICHEYFRERHHLSRHMTSHN; encoded by the exons ATGTCCGGCGG TTTAACGATGGATCACACTTTCCTGCCTCGGTCCATCTGGACCGGTGACAGTAAATTCCTCCAGCATCCAGCGGATCTCTACACCAGTGTGGTCGTTACGCGCAGCATCCCTGCAGGCACGTGCTTTGGTCCATGTGTTCTCCACAACACTTTCTACGATACCATCGCCTTCATAGCGCAGAAATCTTGCGACAAGAGAGCCAAATCCTACGTGTTCAGG GTCGACCCTGAGGCCATGCGTAATTCTGCCCTGGTGCTGTCCTGGTTGCGGATCGTCCAGGCTGCGTGCAACAGACAGGAACAAAACACAGAGGCCTTTCTGAAAGCGGGTCAGCTGTATGTGCGGACCACCAGAGACAtcaagcaggaggaggagctgctggtgtGGTATGACCAGGAGCTGTCTCACCTACTGGGCTTCACAGACATGAGCAAAGGATCAAAAGAAG AATTCAAATGTGGACGTTGTAGTCAGGTCTTCAAAAATGAATATCCTTTCCTGGCTCACTGCCGATTCATGTGTACTCAAGTAAAGAGTGACACTTGGAGCCGCGAGGTTTACGAGCACAAACACGTGGAGATTAAGAGGCAGCACAAAGTGACAGATTTCCACAACATCGCCAGAGATTTGGAACacaaaaaatctggcagcaacgAGGACGCCGAGATTTCCCCCAAGAGGAGGAAATACGAGGAAACTCTTTACCCCAAATGGCGAAAAACTGTTCTGTTAGAAAAAACTAATATTTCTAATGATGACAATATTACGCAACTGATTAAGGGCCACGACCAGGCAGCAGGAGACGCCTCTTCCTCAGAGGGGAAACCAAAAGCTGATAAAATCAAACTGGATCATTTGGGACGTAAAACCGATGATTTTGCAGAAGATGGAGATGCCGAGGGGAGTTTTACGCACGACAGAGAGACGGGCGTGCGCTCGGAGACTGGAGAGAGCTCTGGTGTGCgctcaagcagcagcagcagcgcgtTTTCTCTGGTCCTATCCAACAGCCAGGGGGAGCAGAAAAGCGCTTTCTGTAAACCAAGTAAAAGAACTTCTCCCGCTGACCCTCAGGCGCATCTGAGCAGCGCTTCAACAGCCCCCTCTAGCCGCCTGGAGGAGATGACTGATGCTTTCACCTCCAGGACTGTTCTGGGATACAACAATCTGATGACATCCAACATCCTGAGCGGTGACTTACAGACCGTGCCCTCTCCGGTTGCGCTAAACAACGCTTTCCATTACGCACCGGAGCACTGGTCCAGAAACATTGGCGCGCAGCTGCAGACCCCATCTTCTCTCACGATCCTCCCGCCGACTTTCACTTCATTCGGCGTGTCGGTGCAGAACTGGTGCGCCAAATGCAACTTGTCCTTCCGCATGACCTCAGACCTCGTTTTCCACATGCGCTCTCACCACAAGAAGGAGTTCGCGGCGGAGTctcaggtgaggaggaggagggaggagaaactCACCTGCCCGATCTGCCACGAATACTTCCGAGAGCGGCACCACCTGTCCAGACATATGACTTCTCATAACTGA